One window of the Actinomycetota bacterium genome contains the following:
- a CDS encoding SDR family oxidoreductase has product MDLGLDGTTILVTGASGGIGSAVARTLAAEGAHVAVHYHRNRDAAEEVAAEIAGHVVAGDLRDEVEVARVVAEAGAPRGRLDGCVANAGVWPREDVPVVDMDLDRWRATLDANLTATFLTARAYLRHVRTVGHGSLVMTASTAGRFGEAGHADYAAAKAAMAYGLLLSLKNEVVALGPGVRVNAVAPGWTVSPMTTRDLDQATIDRVTATMPLRKVATPQDVAAAVAFLLSPTAAGHVTGELITVAGGMEGRLLR; this is encoded by the coding sequence ATGGACCTCGGGCTGGACGGCACCACCATCCTGGTGACGGGGGCATCCGGAGGCATCGGCTCCGCGGTCGCCCGGACGCTGGCCGCCGAGGGCGCCCACGTTGCGGTGCACTACCACCGCAACCGCGACGCCGCCGAAGAGGTCGCGGCCGAGATCGCCGGCCACGTGGTCGCAGGCGATCTGCGCGACGAGGTCGAGGTCGCGCGCGTTGTCGCCGAGGCCGGCGCCCCGAGGGGGCGCCTCGACGGTTGTGTGGCCAACGCGGGCGTGTGGCCCCGCGAGGACGTGCCGGTGGTCGACATGGACCTGGACCGCTGGCGCGCGACGCTCGACGCCAACCTCACCGCGACGTTCCTCACCGCCCGCGCGTACCTGCGACACGTGCGCACGGTGGGCCACGGCTCGCTGGTGATGACCGCGTCCACGGCGGGACGCTTCGGCGAGGCCGGCCACGCCGACTACGCCGCCGCGAAGGCCGCGATGGCGTACGGGCTGCTGCTGTCGCTCAAGAACGAGGTGGTCGCACTCGGGCCGGGCGTGCGCGTGAACGCGGTCGCGCCGGGCTGGACCGTGTCACCGATGACCACCCGCGACCTCGACCAGGCGACCATCGACCGCGTGACGGCGACGATGCCGCTGCGCAAGGTGGCCACGCCCCAGGACGTCGCGGCCGCGGTCGCCTTCCTGCTGTCCCCGACCGCTGCCGGGCACGTGACGGGCGAGCTGATCACGGTCGCGGGCGGGATGGAGGGCCGGCTCCTGAGGTGA
- a CDS encoding 1,4-dihydroxy-6-naphthoate synthase has protein sequence MKDLELGYSPCPNDTFIFHALTHGLVEVGDVTVREVLEDVETLNRWATEARLDLTKISYHAYGHLRDEYVALRAGGAMGRGVGPLLVARDGMLDVEQATIAIPGRLTTATLLLRMLVPQEVMTVEMRYDDIEAAVAHGDVDAGLIIHESRFTYRQHGLTAVMDVGERWEEETGLPLPLGAILIRRSLGDDVAEAVNDGIRRSLEYAQQHPDESARYVAEHAQESDPEVTRAHIELYVNDFSLDVGDEGEMAVAELFARAEEQGLLPPNNAPLFAGNPP, from the coding sequence GTGAAGGACCTGGAGCTCGGTTACTCCCCCTGTCCCAACGACACCTTCATCTTCCACGCGCTGACGCACGGGCTCGTCGAGGTGGGCGACGTCACCGTCCGCGAGGTGCTCGAGGACGTCGAGACGCTCAACCGCTGGGCGACCGAGGCGCGGCTCGACCTGACCAAGATCAGCTACCACGCCTACGGCCACCTCCGCGACGAGTACGTCGCGCTCCGGGCCGGTGGGGCGATGGGGCGGGGCGTGGGCCCGCTGCTGGTGGCGCGCGACGGGATGCTCGATGTCGAGCAGGCGACCATCGCCATCCCGGGGCGGCTCACCACGGCGACGCTGCTGCTGCGGATGCTGGTCCCGCAGGAGGTCATGACCGTCGAGATGCGCTACGACGACATCGAGGCAGCGGTCGCGCACGGTGACGTCGACGCGGGCCTGATCATCCACGAGTCGCGCTTCACCTACCGCCAGCACGGGCTGACGGCGGTGATGGACGTGGGCGAGCGCTGGGAGGAGGAGACCGGCCTGCCGCTGCCGCTCGGCGCCATCCTCATCCGCCGCAGCCTCGGTGACGACGTCGCCGAGGCGGTCAACGACGGCATCCGCCGTTCGCTCGAGTACGCCCAGCAGCACCCGGACGAGTCCGCCCGCTACGTCGCCGAGCACGCCCAGGAGTCCGATCCCGAGGTCACGCGGGCCCACATCGAGCTGTACGTCAACGACTTCTCCCTCGACGTGGGCGACGAGGGAGAGATGGCGGTCGCCGAGCTGTTCGCCCGTGCCGAGGAGCAGGGCCTGCTGCCTCCGAACAACGCCCCGCTGTTCGCGGGGAACCCTCCCTGA
- a CDS encoding universal stress protein translates to MPGTIVVGTDGSPSAQLAVERAVRVADADDSEVLVVHAYADTRGVPGPLLGGEPLDPARQGRVVLDAARRRYETVGLTTILRAGDVVEVLEDAAVRSGAHLVVVGNRGMGSVRRRLMGSVPDELSHRPPTDLLIVHSTDGRHEEALTPRSELPDYTRLLVGVDATESAARATHAAAELARATGAELLIATVTDGHDDVGHLEVAAEVARSCGVEPKTHVVVAHDVAQGLCETAVSHDAQLIVVGNVGMSTTPRLLGGCVPDRVTHGAPCDVLVVRTS, encoded by the coding sequence ATGCCGGGAACGATCGTGGTAGGGACCGACGGCTCGCCGAGCGCACAGCTCGCGGTCGAGCGGGCGGTCCGGGTGGCGGACGCTGACGACAGCGAGGTGCTGGTCGTCCACGCGTACGCCGACACCAGGGGGGTGCCCGGACCGCTGCTGGGGGGCGAACCGCTCGACCCCGCCCGCCAGGGCCGCGTCGTACTCGACGCGGCGAGGCGGCGCTACGAGACCGTCGGTCTCACCACGATCCTGCGGGCCGGCGACGTCGTCGAGGTGCTCGAGGACGCCGCGGTGCGTTCCGGCGCGCACCTCGTCGTCGTCGGCAACCGCGGGATGGGGTCGGTCCGTCGCCGTCTCATGGGTTCGGTGCCCGACGAGCTGTCGCACCGCCCGCCGACCGATCTGCTGATCGTGCACTCGACCGACGGTCGTCACGAGGAGGCGCTGACGCCCCGATCCGAGCTGCCCGACTACACGCGTCTGCTGGTTGGCGTCGACGCCACCGAGTCCGCTGCGCGCGCGACCCACGCGGCTGCCGAGCTGGCGCGCGCTACCGGCGCCGAGCTGCTCATCGCCACCGTCACCGACGGGCACGACGACGTCGGTCATCTCGAGGTCGCCGCCGAGGTCGCGCGGTCGTGCGGCGTGGAGCCCAAGACGCACGTGGTCGTGGCCCACGATGTCGCACAAGGACTGTGCGAGACAGCCGTCTCGCACGACGCACAGCTCATCGTCGTCGGCAACGTCGGGATGAGCACGACACCGCGGCTGCTGGGGGGGTGTGTACCCGATCGGGTCACGCACGGGGCGCCGTGTGACGTGCTCGTCGTCCGGACGAGCTGA
- a CDS encoding adenylate/guanylate cyclase domain-containing protein, translated as MVDDHVPAHARDRPRAAEITGELPAFVADAIADSAVELTEEDEETIEALVSLGVDEDEARRAVRTGRVPLVLTQQLFSDRRSYTLARIAGKSGVPESVLGEIRAALGLPVVDRYGRNELEWAREVAKLLETIPVDTVIRGTRSRGQAAWSMAMSDLALIRDELVIPLRQSGADDLTVAVALAEMARRLEPISEKLVVATYRMVLEHVLSTEVAALAARGHEPEIDIAVGFVDVVGYTALSARIDPQGLDEVLDRFESRVIEVAASALEVAVVKYLGDAAMLVAPDTVTLVRVLLDLVRPIEALEEAPLRAGVASGPVLVREGDYYGSAVNLAARLTDRARPWSLLADPTLQDDLEELFDVKRIPPVRLRGLGTQRPLVVRWLEGPTSEEE; from the coding sequence GTGGTCGACGACCATGTGCCTGCGCACGCGCGGGACCGTCCCCGCGCGGCGGAGATCACGGGCGAGCTCCCCGCGTTCGTCGCGGACGCCATCGCCGACTCCGCGGTCGAACTCACCGAGGAGGACGAGGAGACGATCGAGGCCCTCGTCAGCCTCGGCGTCGACGAGGACGAGGCCCGTCGGGCGGTGCGCACGGGGCGCGTCCCGCTGGTGCTGACCCAGCAACTGTTCTCCGATCGGCGCAGCTACACGCTCGCCCGCATCGCGGGCAAGTCCGGCGTACCGGAGTCGGTGCTCGGCGAGATCCGTGCCGCGCTCGGCCTGCCAGTGGTCGACCGCTACGGACGCAACGAGCTCGAGTGGGCCCGGGAGGTCGCCAAGCTGCTCGAGACCATCCCCGTCGACACCGTCATCCGTGGCACGCGCAGTCGCGGTCAGGCGGCGTGGTCGATGGCGATGAGCGACCTCGCGCTGATCCGCGACGAGCTGGTGATCCCGCTGCGGCAGTCCGGCGCCGACGACCTCACCGTCGCGGTCGCCCTCGCCGAGATGGCGCGGCGGCTCGAACCCATCTCCGAGAAGCTCGTCGTGGCCACCTACCGCATGGTGCTCGAGCACGTGCTCAGCACCGAGGTCGCCGCACTCGCAGCACGTGGGCACGAGCCCGAGATCGACATCGCGGTCGGCTTCGTCGACGTCGTCGGCTACACCGCCCTGTCGGCGCGCATCGACCCCCAGGGACTCGACGAGGTCCTCGACCGCTTCGAGTCGCGCGTCATCGAGGTGGCCGCATCCGCCCTCGAGGTCGCGGTCGTCAAGTACCTCGGCGACGCCGCCATGCTCGTCGCCCCGGACACCGTCACCCTCGTGCGGGTGCTGCTCGACCTGGTGCGGCCGATCGAGGCGCTCGAGGAGGCCCCCCTGCGGGCCGGCGTCGCTTCCGGCCCCGTCCTGGTCCGTGAGGGCGACTACTACGGCTCCGCCGTGAACCTCGCCGCTCGCTTGACCGACCGCGCCCGCCCGTGGTCGCTGCTCGCGGACCCGACCCTGCAGGACGACCTCGAGGAGCTGTTCGACGTCAAGCGCATCCCGCCGGTGCGGCTCCGCGGCCTTGGGACGCAGCGTCCGCTCGTGGTGCGCTGGCTCGAAGGTCCCACCTCCGAGGAGGAGTGA
- a CDS encoding 3-hydroxyacyl-CoA dehydrogenase gives MDVSGRTAIVTGGASGLGNATTRALHGAGANVVLLDLPESAGADRASELGDRAAFAPADVRDPDAVTDALDLATERFGGIDIAVSCAGIGPPQRIVGRDGPHDLDQFKLVVEINLVGTFNVLRLAAVRMAERDPDADGQRGVIVNTASIAAFEGQIGQAAYSASKGGIVGMTLPAARDLARYGIRVVTIAPGTFDTPLLAMLPQEARDELAAAIPNPPRLGGPDEFGALVLHIAQNDYLNGEVIRLDGALRMAPR, from the coding sequence GTGGACGTGTCGGGTCGGACGGCGATCGTCACCGGCGGAGCGTCAGGTCTCGGCAACGCGACGACGCGGGCGCTGCACGGGGCGGGCGCGAACGTGGTGCTGCTCGACCTGCCGGAGTCGGCCGGTGCCGACCGAGCGTCCGAGCTGGGGGATCGCGCCGCGTTCGCCCCGGCGGACGTGCGCGACCCGGACGCCGTGACCGACGCCCTCGATCTCGCCACGGAACGGTTCGGCGGGATCGACATCGCGGTGAGCTGCGCCGGGATCGGCCCGCCCCAGCGGATCGTCGGCCGTGATGGCCCCCACGATCTGGACCAGTTCAAGCTCGTGGTCGAGATCAACCTCGTCGGCACGTTCAACGTGCTGCGTCTGGCGGCCGTACGGATGGCCGAGCGCGACCCGGACGCCGATGGCCAGCGGGGGGTGATCGTCAACACCGCGTCGATCGCGGCGTTCGAGGGCCAGATCGGCCAGGCCGCATACAGCGCCAGCAAGGGCGGGATCGTCGGGATGACGCTCCCGGCGGCACGGGACCTCGCCCGCTACGGGATCCGCGTCGTCACCATCGCGCCGGGCACGTTCGACACGCCCCTGTTGGCGATGCTGCCGCAGGAGGCCCGCGACGAGCTCGCCGCGGCGATCCCCAACCCGCCCCGACTCGGCGGCCCCGACGAGTTCGGGGCGCTGGTCCTGCACATCGCGCAGAACGACTACCTCAACGGGGAGGTCATCCGCCTCGACGGCGCCCTCCGCATGGCGCCCCGCTGA
- a CDS encoding Crp/Fnr family transcriptional regulator: MSADAPPGSFLAGLDADARAELLARGARRRYRPGMILFREGERSDHVVLLQAGRVKVSSYTPAGGEVVLALRGPGEILGEYSVLDRRPRSATVTAIEPTEGQVVPGPAFNDFLDQQPAVAAALLRGVLSQLRDSDRKRIEFGALDAAGRVASRLLELGARYGSVGERGLEVSLPLTQEELAAWIGSSREAVAKALRTLREQGVIETGRKHVTILDLDALRRRLADLP, from the coding sequence TTGAGCGCCGACGCTCCGCCCGGTTCGTTCCTCGCCGGCTTGGACGCTGATGCCCGCGCGGAGCTGCTCGCCCGCGGTGCGCGGCGCCGCTACCGGCCCGGGATGATCCTGTTCCGGGAAGGCGAGCGGTCCGACCACGTCGTGCTGCTGCAGGCGGGGCGTGTGAAGGTCTCGTCGTACACACCCGCGGGCGGTGAGGTCGTCCTGGCGCTGCGCGGCCCGGGAGAGATCCTCGGCGAGTACTCGGTGCTCGACCGACGCCCACGATCGGCCACGGTGACGGCGATCGAACCCACGGAGGGCCAGGTGGTCCCTGGTCCGGCGTTCAACGACTTCCTCGACCAGCAGCCGGCGGTCGCCGCGGCGTTGCTGCGGGGCGTGCTGAGCCAGCTCCGCGACAGCGACCGCAAGCGCATCGAGTTCGGTGCCCTGGACGCGGCCGGTCGGGTCGCGAGCCGCCTGCTCGAGCTCGGGGCGCGCTACGGCAGCGTCGGCGAGCGCGGACTGGAGGTATCGCTCCCCCTGACGCAGGAGGAGCTCGCCGCCTGGATCGGTTCGTCCCGCGAGGCGGTCGCCAAGGCGTTGCGGACCCTGCGGGAGCAGGGCGTGATCGAGACCGGACGCAAGCACGTGACGATCCTCGATCTGGACGCGCTCCGCCGCCGGCTCGCGGACCTTCCCTGA
- the mqnB gene encoding futalosine hydrolase has product MLLVVAATPREAAPLVSSLVDLSPATVHGVAVGAGSIAGIDVALATTGIGRAGCAFVLSRLLLSEPNAVVQVGVGGAFESALDVGEVALATTDTYADLGVRSEDGWIGPAQLGFPLVERDGAVHDATFPCHPEATAAAASALGAATGPFVTLETVTSSDDSAGDLVARYAPLVESMEGAAAAHVCSLTDTPFVQIRAASNVVGRRDRAAWRLDDAITAAAEAARRVLPTIAEVTAP; this is encoded by the coding sequence GTGCTCTTGGTGGTCGCCGCCACACCCCGCGAGGCCGCTCCGCTGGTGTCGTCGCTGGTCGACCTCTCCCCTGCCACGGTCCACGGCGTCGCGGTCGGCGCCGGCTCCATCGCGGGCATCGACGTCGCTCTCGCCACGACCGGCATCGGCCGCGCGGGCTGCGCCTTCGTCCTCTCGCGACTGCTGCTCAGCGAGCCCAACGCGGTCGTCCAGGTCGGCGTCGGCGGGGCGTTCGAGTCTGCGCTGGACGTCGGTGAGGTCGCCCTGGCGACCACCGACACCTACGCCGACCTCGGCGTGCGCAGCGAGGACGGCTGGATCGGCCCCGCACAGCTGGGCTTCCCGCTCGTCGAGCGCGACGGCGCGGTCCACGACGCCACCTTCCCCTGCCACCCCGAGGCCACGGCGGCGGCGGCGAGTGCGCTCGGTGCAGCGACGGGACCGTTCGTGACGCTCGAGACCGTGACCAGCAGCGACGACAGCGCCGGCGACCTCGTCGCGCGCTACGCCCCGCTGGTCGAGTCGATGGAGGGCGCCGCGGCCGCCCACGTGTGCTCGCTCACCGACACCCCGTTCGTGCAGATCCGCGCCGCGTCCAACGTCGTCGGCCGTCGCGACCGCGCGGCGTGGCGTCTCGACGACGCCATCACGGCCGCTGCCGAGGCCGCCCGTCGTGTCCTGCCCACCATCGCAGAGGTGACCGCCCCGTGA
- a CDS encoding DEAD/DEAH box helicase: protein MPDHPATPTGPHAVLDELGFSEPVRTWFATTFAEPTPAQSRGWPAIASGEHSLILAPTGSGKTLAAFLWTLDQLTREPPPDDDRRLRVVYVSPLRALAVDIDRNLRAPLRGVALAGERLGVDVHAPEVAIRTGDTPADKRRRIQRHPPDILITTPESLFLMLTSKVRERFASVDTVIIDEIHAVAGTKRGAHLALSLERLEELTDRPPQRIGLSATQKPLDEIARFLGGSRWIEDDRLEARPVTIVDAGVSKELDVEVVVPLQDMGDLGSVIPDTDGPAASGPTRKSIWPAIHPRLLELVKQHRSTLVFVNARRLAERLAARLNELALESDDEESAALAGLVAAHHGSLSRERRTDIEDQLKAGHLRALVATSSLELGIDMGAVDLVVQVASPGSVARGLQRIGRAGHQVGEPSRGKLFPKYRGDLVETAVVVQRMLDGQIEATRYPRNPLDVLAQHVVAMAAMDEWTVDDLARVVRRAANFTELTDEVLHAVLDLLAGRYPSEEFSELRPRIVWDRIGRIVRGRPGAQRLAVTNPGTIPDRGLFGVFLPDGTRVGELDEEMVHESRPGETFILGASTWRIEDITHERVVVTPAPGEPGKLPFWHGDGPGRPYELGRAIGAFVREVRAAPRDEALATLQRHHGLDPWAAGNLLDYLDEQAEVTGSVPDDRTVLVERFRDEIGDWRVCIHSPHGAQVHAPWAMAIEAQLLRAGLDAEILWSDDGIVLRLQEAVEELPLELLQTDPDEVEPLVVGQLAGTALFTTVFREAAGRALLLPKRRPGERTALWQQRQRAANLLKVAAAYPQFPITLEATRECLQDVFDLPALKELLTDLRSRRVRLVAVDTEHASPFAQSLLFSWVGTYMYEYDAPLAERRAAALALDRDLLRELLGGEELRELLDADVLDQLELELQHLTDDRRARNADELADLLRVLGDLTPAELAVRSASDPTAWIDQLVTERRAIRIRVADEDRVAAAEDAARYRDALGVALPPGLPAAFTEPVDLPLDQLVGRYARTHGPFLTRQLVARLGVPVERVRPVLARLQEADRIVQGEFRPGGVEREWCDVDVLRRLRRRSLAALRREIEPVDAEAYGRFLPAWHGLDRRRRGPDALYETVGRLEGAAIPASVLERDVLSARVADYREADLDQLCATGEIVWIGAGSLGADDGRIVLAYRDQAPLLGPLLATDDVPDGPLHAVIRDHLDDRGASFWADLLAAAGPVDPTEVLEALWDLVWAGEVTNDTLVPVRARRRRRRPRRSRPRRPRRAAPAPASGRWSLVAPLLQPEPTSTEVAHALASRLLDRYGVVTREAVRAEGTPGGFAGVYPVLRALEEAGQLRRGYFVAGLGAAQFAVPGAVDRLRGERDADPGDCLALAATDPAQPYGAALPWPDRPEDAGRPSRSAGAYVVLDGGAPAAFLERGARSLLTYGAVERGERWADTLATLVKEGRLRRIALSRIDGDEPHRSPVTDTLRRVGFTDSPQGLTYRG from the coding sequence GTGCCCGACCACCCCGCCACCCCGACCGGCCCGCACGCCGTCCTCGACGAACTCGGGTTCTCCGAGCCCGTCCGGACCTGGTTCGCCACCACCTTCGCGGAGCCCACCCCGGCACAGTCGCGGGGCTGGCCCGCCATCGCGTCCGGCGAGCACAGCCTGATCCTCGCCCCGACCGGCTCGGGCAAGACCCTGGCCGCGTTCCTGTGGACCCTCGACCAGCTCACGCGCGAGCCGCCTCCTGACGACGACCGGCGCCTGCGGGTCGTCTACGTGTCACCGCTGCGAGCGCTCGCCGTCGACATCGACCGCAACCTGCGCGCCCCGCTGCGCGGCGTCGCCCTCGCCGGCGAGCGCCTCGGCGTCGACGTGCACGCCCCCGAGGTCGCGATCCGCACCGGCGACACCCCCGCGGATAAGCGCCGACGCATCCAGCGCCACCCCCCGGACATCCTCATCACGACGCCCGAGTCCCTCTTCCTCATGCTGACCTCGAAGGTGCGCGAACGGTTCGCCTCGGTCGACACCGTCATCATCGACGAGATCCACGCGGTCGCCGGGACCAAGCGGGGGGCGCACCTGGCGCTGTCGCTGGAACGGCTCGAGGAGTTGACCGACCGGCCCCCGCAGCGCATCGGTCTGTCCGCGACGCAGAAGCCCCTCGACGAGATCGCCCGCTTCCTCGGCGGGTCGCGCTGGATCGAGGACGACCGGCTCGAGGCCCGCCCCGTCACGATCGTCGACGCCGGAGTCAGCAAGGAGCTCGACGTCGAGGTCGTCGTGCCGCTGCAGGACATGGGCGACCTGGGGTCGGTGATCCCGGACACCGACGGACCCGCCGCGAGCGGACCGACCCGCAAGAGCATCTGGCCCGCCATCCACCCCCGCCTGCTCGAGCTGGTCAAGCAGCACCGCTCGACCCTCGTGTTCGTCAACGCCCGGCGTCTCGCCGAGCGCCTCGCGGCGCGTCTCAACGAGCTCGCGCTCGAGTCCGACGACGAGGAGTCGGCCGCGCTGGCCGGGCTGGTCGCCGCCCACCACGGTTCGCTGAGCCGCGAGCGCCGCACCGACATCGAGGACCAGCTCAAGGCCGGTCACCTCCGGGCGCTGGTCGCGACCAGCTCCCTCGAGCTCGGCATCGACATGGGCGCCGTCGACCTCGTGGTGCAGGTCGCCTCCCCCGGCTCGGTCGCGCGGGGTCTGCAGCGCATCGGTCGTGCGGGACACCAGGTCGGCGAGCCCAGCCGCGGCAAGCTGTTCCCCAAGTACCGCGGTGATCTGGTCGAGACCGCGGTCGTCGTCCAGCGCATGCTCGACGGGCAGATCGAGGCGACGCGCTACCCACGTAACCCTCTCGACGTGCTGGCCCAGCACGTCGTCGCGATGGCGGCGATGGACGAGTGGACGGTCGACGACCTCGCCCGCGTGGTCCGCCGCGCCGCCAACTTCACCGAGTTGACCGACGAGGTGCTCCACGCCGTCCTCGACCTGCTCGCGGGCCGCTACCCGTCCGAGGAGTTCTCCGAGCTGCGCCCCCGCATCGTCTGGGACCGCATCGGCAGGATCGTCCGTGGCCGCCCCGGTGCGCAGCGGCTCGCCGTCACCAACCCCGGCACCATCCCCGACCGCGGCCTGTTCGGCGTGTTCCTCCCCGACGGCACGCGCGTCGGCGAGCTCGACGAGGAGATGGTCCACGAGAGCCGCCCCGGCGAGACCTTCATCCTCGGAGCGTCCACCTGGCGCATCGAGGACATCACCCACGAGCGTGTTGTCGTCACCCCCGCCCCCGGCGAGCCCGGGAAGCTGCCGTTCTGGCACGGCGACGGCCCGGGGCGGCCCTACGAGCTGGGCCGCGCCATCGGGGCGTTCGTCCGCGAGGTCCGGGCCGCCCCGCGCGACGAGGCGCTCGCCACGCTGCAGCGGCACCACGGCCTCGACCCGTGGGCGGCCGGCAACCTCCTCGACTACCTCGACGAGCAGGCCGAGGTGACCGGTTCGGTCCCCGACGACCGCACCGTGCTCGTCGAGCGCTTCCGTGACGAGATCGGGGACTGGCGCGTGTGCATCCACTCGCCGCACGGGGCGCAGGTACACGCCCCGTGGGCGATGGCCATCGAGGCGCAGCTGCTCCGGGCGGGGCTGGACGCCGAGATCCTGTGGAGCGACGACGGCATCGTGCTGCGCCTGCAGGAGGCGGTCGAGGAGCTGCCACTCGAGCTGCTGCAGACCGATCCCGACGAGGTCGAGCCGCTGGTGGTCGGCCAGCTCGCCGGCACCGCACTGTTCACGACCGTCTTCCGGGAGGCGGCGGGGCGTGCCCTGCTGCTGCCCAAGCGCCGCCCCGGCGAACGCACGGCGCTGTGGCAGCAGCGCCAACGCGCCGCGAACCTGCTGAAGGTCGCGGCGGCGTACCCGCAGTTCCCCATCACGCTCGAGGCGACGCGGGAGTGCCTGCAGGACGTGTTCGACCTGCCCGCCCTGAAGGAGCTGCTGACCGACCTGCGCTCGAGGCGGGTCCGGCTGGTCGCGGTCGACACCGAGCACGCCTCCCCCTTCGCCCAGTCCCTGCTGTTCAGCTGGGTCGGCACCTACATGTACGAGTACGACGCCCCGCTCGCCGAGCGGCGGGCTGCCGCGCTCGCGCTCGACCGCGACCTGCTCCGCGAGCTGCTTGGAGGCGAGGAGCTGCGCGAGCTGCTCGACGCCGACGTGCTGGACCAGCTCGAGCTGGAGCTGCAGCATCTCACCGACGACCGGCGCGCGCGGAACGCCGACGAGCTCGCCGACCTGCTGCGGGTCCTCGGTGACCTGACACCGGCCGAGCTCGCGGTGCGCAGCGCGTCCGATCCGACCGCGTGGATCGACCAGCTCGTCACCGAACGGCGCGCCATCCGCATCCGCGTCGCGGACGAGGATCGGGTCGCCGCTGCCGAGGACGCCGCCCGCTACCGCGACGCGCTCGGCGTGGCGTTGCCGCCGGGCCTGCCCGCAGCCTTCACCGAGCCCGTGGACCTGCCGCTGGACCAGCTCGTCGGCCGCTACGCCCGCACCCACGGCCCCTTCCTCACGCGCCAGCTCGTGGCCCGTCTCGGCGTCCCGGTCGAGCGCGTCCGTCCCGTGCTGGCGCGGTTGCAGGAGGCGGACCGCATCGTGCAGGGGGAGTTCCGCCCCGGTGGCGTCGAGCGCGAGTGGTGCGACGTCGACGTCCTGCGGCGGCTGCGGCGCCGCTCGCTGGCGGCGCTCCGCCGCGAGATCGAGCCGGTCGACGCCGAGGCCTACGGCCGGTTCCTGCCGGCGTGGCACGGCCTCGACCGCCGCCGCCGTGGACCCGACGCGCTGTACGAGACGGTCGGCCGGCTCGAGGGGGCGGCCATCCCCGCCTCGGTGCTCGAACGCGACGTCCTGTCGGCCCGCGTCGCCGACTACCGCGAGGCCGACCTCGACCAGCTCTGTGCCACCGGCGAGATCGTGTGGATCGGCGCGGGCAGCCTCGGCGCCGACGACGGTCGGATCGTGCTCGCGTACCGCGACCAGGCGCCGCTGCTCGGTCCGCTGCTGGCCACGGACGACGTGCCCGACGGGCCCCTCCACGCGGTCATCCGCGATCACCTCGACGACCGCGGCGCCTCCTTCTGGGCCGACCTGCTCGCCGCGGCGGGGCCGGTCGATCCCACGGAGGTGCTCGAGGCGCTGTGGGACCTGGTGTGGGCCGGCGAGGTGACCAACGACACGCTCGTGCCGGTCCGCGCCCGTCGCCGGCGCCGTCGGCCGCGACGGAGCCGTCCCCGGCGCCCGCGACGGGCCGCTCCCGCCCCGGCGTCGGGTCGCTGGTCGCTGGTCGCACCGCTGCTGCAGCCGGAACCGACGTCGACGGAGGTCGCCCACGCCCTCGCGTCGCGCCTGCTCGACCGCTACGGCGTCGTGACCCGCGAGGCGGTCCGCGCCGAGGGCACGCCGGGGGGCTTCGCCGGCGTCTACCCGGTCCTGCGCGCGCTCGAGGAGGCGGGCCAGTTGCGGCGCGGCTACTTCGTCGCCGGGCTCGGGGCGGCCCAGTTCGCCGTCCCGGGCGCGGTGGACCGTCTGCGCGGCGAGCGCGATGCCGATCCCGGCGACTGCCTGGCGCTGGCCGCGACCGACCCGGCGCAGCCCTACGGCGCCGCCCTGCCGTGGCCGGATCGGCCGGAGGATGCGGGGCGGCCGTCACGCAGCGCGGGGGCGTACGTGGTGCTCGACGGCGGGGCGCCGGCGGCGTTCCTGGAGCGTGGTGCGCGCTCTCTGCTCACCTACGGGGCCGTGGAGCGCGGTGAGCGCTGGGCGGACACGCTGGCCACGCTGGTCAAGGAGGGCCGCCTGCGCCGCATCGCGCTGAGCCGCATCGACGGTGACGAACCGCACCGATCACCCGTGACGGACACGCTGCGTCGGGTCGGCTTCACGGACAGTCCTCAAGGGCTCACGTATCGCGGTTGA